A stretch of DNA from Dioscorea cayenensis subsp. rotundata cultivar TDr96_F1 chromosome 4, TDr96_F1_v2_PseudoChromosome.rev07_lg8_w22 25.fasta, whole genome shotgun sequence:
AGCTTGCCATTGTGACTCTACCTTCAAGATGCACGTAAATAATTCAAAGTGTTGAACTGTTTGAAGAGTTCTTTACAAATCCAAGTGCATTGATACAGTCTGAAATATGAATACATGTATGAAGTGCGTTGAAGTGGCATTGAGTTTGTCACTTGGTCTCCAGAGTGTAGTGCATGAAACTACTAATGTTTACTACTATGATCGTTAAATATGCTTCTGTTCAGGTTGATTCTTATGTATGACACATCCTCCTAATGTGCTTACATGTATTTTGTATAATCTGCAGCTACCTCTAAATCATCTCAGGCTACTGATGTTGCTATATTATGCCTTGTCCACCTTGTCACGGATTTTGGTTCTCACTTGGATTATTCTAAAGAAGTTGCTACAATTCTGTTTCCTTTCCTTCTTGTTTTACCCAAGGTTTTTCTTTCTGCTTAATTTCTGAAAATCATTTTGGTTTCTTTATGTTGTATTCGGATAataatttccttttcttctggTACACTTTGCAGACGTGGAAGGTCTCTTTGAAGGCATTGGAATTAGTTAAGCAAGTTAAATGGAAATTCTATTGTGATAAACTCGTTGAACATGATCCAGTATCTTGTGAGCGAATTAAGGTAAGAAGACTttttagttctttcattttgttattgTGCAGTTGAAATCATTCTGTTAACCCATTGCCTGATACTTGTGATTCCAACCTGCATTTGGATGTTGCTACTGCTTTTGTTGTCAACTAGTTGAATGACGGCCTCAAGTGTTGTTCCAAATGCTAGTGACTTTCGggtcaaatttatttttaacatgattATGTGATTGTCATTACTTATAATCCATCTTATTTTTGAGGCAAAATTCTAGTGTTGTTTGCAGTTATATTGAGTATGCTGAAGCAAATTAAAGCAAGAGTCCTTTTCATAGAAAAAGAcagttgctttttatttttctgtctTTGACGGCAGACATTTGAGCgatttatttagttgtttttattcGAAAGACCTAGCCCAACTAAATATGGATGGTGGTAGTGTTGCAATTCAGTCAATTGAGTTATGGACCAAAGCCTTCAGAGGATGTTGATTTCTACAAGACTGACTCCTGAAGCAATTATGTTACCAGCAAGTGCCTTTTCCATAGAAAATAGGcacttgttttttaattttctttcttttgcaaTAGATATTAGAgcaatttatttcattatttttgttccaACGACGTAGCCTAACTAAATCTGGATGCTGGTAGTGTTGCTATTCTGCCAATTGAGTGATGGACTAAAGCTTTTTAAGGGCTATTGGTTTCTGCAAGGCTGAATTGCGAAAAAATTACACTGCCAGCATTGTGTTTTTTGGAATACTTTCGAGCTATATCCTATTGTTGTTCACTGTCGCCAATTCTGTAATATTCTACCATTGTTCACTAGTTCAAAACCTTCTGCTTCATTTTGGATGTTTCCTCTAAATGAGTTGTGCTTGTTTGGTGTTGTCATACCTAAACTTCCTTATCTTTTCAGTAACTTAGAGAAGTGTTTGTCTGCCACAACTGAGGACTCTCTTTATTGTGGTTGAAGGTTCCTTTTCTTGATGATTTTGGTGCATACCATGACCAGCCCTTCTTGCATTTTGCATGTGAATTTTACTTCTAACTATTGATTTGTTGCGAATGTTTGATTTATACCATAGTAAAATAAGTACGAAAGTGTTAGTTGATATACTTGCTGGCAAACGGTGATGCTTATTTTATCTATGAACTATTTGTATGATTTGCAGGGTTGGGACGCTGATTATGTCACTACAATTAATTCAGAGACCATTGAAGCACTGGCGAATGCTTTGCTTTCAAACCCACAAGACCACATTCAGTGGTTGGTAAATTCCAGCAACACGAATAAACTTTCCAGGATTCtgtttttattggttattttgAAGGCATTGATGATCTGTAAAGAAGGTAAATGTGCATTATGCATTGCTACCACTTATCTAATACTATGTGGTGAACTGGTAATTTACATTTTATATGCACTTTTCCGCATATTTACTTCCATATGTTCATAGATTCTGCTGTTTTCTATCTGATCCTATATCCTACTGACCAGGGAAACTTAGAAAATCAAATAagaatgatcatatatatatataggaaaacaTGTTTTACTTGAACTGGTGCTACTACTATCACTTGCTTTTTTCCTTAAAATTGCCTTCACTATTCCTGACATCTTTATCATTGTCGTCATTcgtgcacaaaaaaaaaaaagaaaaaaaaaagaagtgctTCCTCTGCATGGAAACATCAGTTCATTTTGTATTGCATGTTTAACTTCAATCTTTAAACTTCCTTGACAGTGTTGATTTCCTTTTGTCTTTCATTGTCTCTTTTATCTTCTCAAGGTACATGCTGATTACAGTGAACTTGaagttttattttctctttgtttCCTTCCTAATACTTGAGAATTACTGTTTATGATAAATAGGTAATATGTCGAATTATAGTCTTTAATTAACAAAACCAGTACGCTTTTATTTTGTTGGAGGCCAATCTGAAATCTGGGTTTGATTTCTGGTTTGACCAAAGATGCACATGATTGGGGGACAAGGACAATCCAAGGCATTTGAGCTGAAGTGCCTGACTTGGGCTTAATTGTTCTGTAGCTGCCTCATTTTTATTTGGCCCAATTGCACTCCATTTATGGGTTGCTGTTGGGGAGTAGTGATGGGGCAGAGAGAGCAGTGACACACTGGTATATGGACTagtatagttgaagaattaaaaATGAGTATAGCAACAGATTAGCCAGATGCATAAGGGGGTTGAACGAAGGGGAAAATTGAGGTCTCATTTTTCATGTTACCCTTTCTTGAATTGGAAGGGACATGTGCCCTTCTATGAACAGTCATGTGCCTTTTTGATATAAAAAGTTAAGGATTTGATAAAATTAGGAATAGTTATGAAAAATGAACATGTTAagaattttcttgatttcttttcttcttccttttgctTTGTTCATATAAAAACAATTGAAGATGATGCAAAAGGAAACTGAATTGAAAACAATGCCACTCAACAATTCTAAATGTGCTTAGGTAAAGAAAACAACAGTTTGTTTTACTTGTGTTTAGCATCGATGAATTCTATGAAGCAGTATCCcttttgtaatttgtatttcTAATTGGTAACTTGTCCCTTGTGTTCATTTCTATCAGTTAATGGCAGTTTTTTCAAACTACATAAAGCTTGCTTTCCACCTTTGGTAAATGAGTGGCGTGAAATGGAGTCTAGGAGAATCATTCTTCTGTCTGAAGAGGTTTGCTGTTGTGATTGATTCTAAGCCATGTGAAGTATTTTACATTTAGTTAGAATTATAGTTTGGACAGATGTGTCAATGTTGTCTTTGATAATTTGCTTTGCAGTTCTATATGGAAAAATTTGATAAAGTCTGCAGTGGATTTGTGGATCAGTTGTTTAGTGCTGATCTGGATGCCATGAATTCCAAGATTATGGTTTGCATATTTTGGAGTTTAGTGCAAGCATGTGCTGAAGCAGCTCACCAAGATTCTTCGGTATGTGTATACTTGTATTTTTGGTTAAAATTTATGCCTTTTAATTTGCTAGTGTGTAGAATTGTTCCATTATTATATGTTAACAATTCAGATATTTAATTTACATTCTTTGTTTCCTATTTTCagtaaatatttttcttcaatccACTGTATAATTTCTTCTACTTGCAGGAGTATTGCTGTGACCAGATACTTGATgagcttttccttttcttcgCAAATTCACCTTCAAGAAATGTTTTTAGGAAACATCTTCATTTTCTTGTCACAAGATATAACAAAGATACCTTTCAATTGCTTTCAAAATATTTCACTGATGAAGGTCTATCTTTTGAACCTACTTAGCATTTCATCAATGTttcatttccttctttttcaagTTTTTTCTTTGAAGTACATAGGATAAATATCCCAAGTTCATCTTGCTTAGCTTTTTAAATCTGACATTGAATGAAACATTTACCTGTAATTCTTCTGGTCAATTACCTCTTGGTTATGATGTTAGTTAGGATGTGTCCATGATATTGTGTTTTATGTGATCTAATAGTTTGTTCCACTTAATGGTTTGGCCAGAGTAGTTTTCACACAAATTTTTCGTACCGTCTTCTGAATGTATCTTTACCATCTCTTCTTGCTTGGTTTTGGACTCTTGCATTCCTCACTAATACAGTGATGTGATGATTTTTTCCGCAATTATAGATCACACTCATTTTGAGGGGGAATCTCCCAATGCATTGTTATTATTCCTTTTGCAGACTGCTGTCTCAGTAATAATACTGCATTATAAAGAATTATCTTTAAGACAACTGGCATCATAGATTGGACTACAATGTTAGTGTTGTGTATTTTAGTTTGTCTATTTTCACGGGCATAATACACTGCTTTTATTAGACTTTTTATGTCATTAATGACTATATCCTAAGTTTGTTAGTGAATGTTTAATTTCTTACATGCAATTGTAATAACTCATTTGAGTGATTTACAGTTTGCATTTGTTTTGATGAGATAAATGTATGAATGATGTGAAAGGGAAAGTAATgtgatatttgtgttttttcttgGGTTATTAGCAATTGATTATCAGAAATTTTTTTGGTGATAATACCATGTTTATGATGGATTGGGTGAAGTTTACTGCAACTGCACATCTAGGGTTCTATGTGTTCGGCACTCCAATTGACATAATGGATATTATTTATCAGGAATTATCTTCTATATGTATTGTACTTGTCCTTCACAGGATTTCCGGAAGAAGTTCAAATTGAGAGCCTCGTTTCTGTCTCTGCTATATGTTCCATGCATACGTCACCAGATACAAATATGAAGGAGAGCAGTCCTCTGCAATtgttatttggattttcttccCTCCTGATTCCACTTTCTAACAAAAATAAGGTTTTTATTCTTAAacatatttttggtttttctattGTATTCAACAATccataatttgataaataagcACGTGATTTTTTGTGATGGTTGCCTTCTTGTCAGCTGAACCGTGGGTTTTGTTTTCCACAGGATATACGAGCTTCTGCAGTGAGCTGCACAGAAAACCTCCTTAAGTTGTGGCGCTCCTTTGATGTCTCTCGTTTACGCAATGGTTATTGATCTTGCTAATTTTTTGATATCTCCTATATAAGATATTTCCTGTAATAACTAGGTTGACATATTAAAAATGTCAGGGAATGATATGATGCTGCCTCGTGGTATATCCACTGCAATTTTTGGGGATTTTTTGGAGTCTATAGTCAATCAAAAGAAGCTGATAATATCAGATGTGGATTTTCTCTCATCATTTTTAACATCCATGCTGAGTCCATGTCCAGATACACTGCGGGCACCGGAGAATATTAATAAAAggttatgtttctttttgttggcTTTTACAAAATATTATCATGTTGATATATAGAGGGTTCAAAGGATATACTGTTTGCTTAGCAGAAGCACACTATTTAATCTTGTAATTATGTGGTTGTGAAATATGTGTGCatctttattaatatttgtctTCTCATATCTATGCTTTCTATGACCATTTAAATACAACTTGATATTCAAGCCTCTAATTTTCTAAGTTTCAACATTAATTGAATTTTCCCTGTATTATTGTGTTTGGGAATCTgcatttatttgtattttaattcaGTGATTTTTATTTGCGAAGGGTAGATATATGTTGGCTTGGTGTTGTTTGTTCTATTTTGGTTTGACAATCATGAGTTttgtgaaatataaaaaattttggagCGGAATGAATTGCATTGACTTCTGTCACTATAGTATTAGATGTTGTCTTTGTTTTGCACTTCAaatttcttgtgatttttttgaGTCTGTGAGTCTAAATATTATTGGTCAATTCTACGGATGAAATAATACATACAGATTCCAATCAGAATGAGTTCCAAGATGATTATGTTTCAATTAGATGTGTGGGATCTAGATTTAGACACAGAAACATGTATAGAAGCCCTtgtgtttttatatgtttttagtcAGTGACATGAAATCTTTCTTCCAATATTTAAATTGTGACATCTATGATTTTGGTTAGTCTTTAGTGGCTTGAGCCAAGCTCATAGATTCATCTTAATATACATTAATACTTCTCGATGCTCTTCCTCTGAGTCATGGGCAAAGATTTAGTTATTTTCCCAGAAATCTGGCAACACCGTAAATTATCGCTGGAAGAGGGATAAGCTATTGTACATGAACACTCAGGACAAATAAAGTAGCACCATATTTGAACAGTAAAAATAGTGACCAAGGAACCTGAAGATTGAAGATACAAACTATTCTTTATGCTCACTTTTTAGAGAACTAACACTGAgttctttttgttattataaaGTGATTTTAATGGCAATTTTACTGTCTAATCTCTGAAGTTGTTCCCCATGATTAAATTTTGAAGTGCCTTTGTGTGTTGTATCTTTCAATCTGCAAGGAAAAGGTGTGATGATTCAGTTTTAGAAAATAAGAcgcatgtatatttttttccaagtATTGGCTGATTTTCACTTGCAGCTACTATTCCTgtatttttagaatttgaatTTCTGTCTCTTTTCTAGGTTTGATCAGTCGACGAAGGATGgcatattattctttattttgagTTCTGCTCTTGAACTGTCTTCATATGGGAAGGTATGTGTTGAGCAAGTTACCACGCATATGTTTCCTTGTTATTTTCTATGCCCCATTCCCCCTCTTTGTTACTTTATGATGCATGATAGTTTGTTCTTTTATCTTCActtatcatttgttttcttctcaGGAAGGTTTAGTCAACTCCattggaggaaaaaaatatattttataaggcTCATgtgtttcttctttctttcagcTAGCAGTATTCTCTCTGCTTAAAGGAGTGGGAAGTGTTATATTTCACGTTGAAGGACTCAAACTGCTGCTGTTTGAACTTTTGGAAAGACGTAATCAATACTGCATTACACACCAAGCCCTGCCAACCATTGAATCAGAGACCTTGTGTTTGCTTTTGGAGGTAAGTAAAATTCATAAAAGCCCTTGCCTCAGAGatttcttgttttatatttacttCTGCTAagttcttttataattttatgcaGCTATTCTGCATTATTCactgaaattcaaaaatttgcaGGTTTTTCTTTCAAGTCCAAGCTCTGGACAGTATGATGCTGACATCGGCAGTTCTCTTATTAAATCTTTAAAAGTAGGTGCAATGGCCCTTGGCATCTGTTATTCTTTTGCAAAGAAACTTGAAATTGTTTTTtgttcctttttccttttcaatgTTTCAAAGCTACCCTTGACTTTTGTGACATAATAACTTTCAGGTGGATGGTTTGTCTTCAGAAGATCCAGCTGGCCCTTCAGCACGTATGTGTGACTGCCCTGGACAATCTCATGCATGTACTTTGTACAATCATTTGAAGGCTGATGTGCAGTACGTAAAAGAAATTACAACGGGGGTGAGCATGAACTCTGCCACTGTTTTGCACTGCAGCATTATCTTTCGTGCATAGTATGCTCTTGATTAGTGGGtgttctttgaaaatataaaggAACATCAATACCTATTGAAAACTCATTCTAAGCTTGAAACCTCTTTAAGACTTTCAGTTTGAAATCGAATAGTTTCAGGGCTGAGATAAAACCCAATTCCTGGGCAGGACGTTGGACAGATTGTTTTCTTGTAGTTATCAATATCAGGTATGATGTGTTCAGTTGCAAGTGGAGGAATGGTTCAGGGCTGAGGTTCAAGGCTGGGGTCTGGAGTGGCTGGCTGTGAGGGCACACTGGTCAGGGCTGCAGAACGTTGGATGACGCGTGAGAGTTCTAACAGTAGCAGAGTTCATGTTTAACCCCAATTTTGCACTCAACATGGTATTGCTGGAATATGATGGTTCTGAGCATCACAGCTGTGGATCTTCCAGAGATCAAACCTACTGAAGGACTATTAAGTCAAAAGTCAAGGGCTGGAGACATTGAAAAAGAACAAAACTGGTTGCGAATACttgaatttatcaaaggcaaCCACTGTCCAGGCTTCGGACGAAGAAACTGCAGTTTTGGTTTGTTGGTGTTGAATAGCTGCATAAATTGCATAAGGCCATTAAGGCAAAATCTAGGGCAGGGGCTTTTGTAGTTTTACTTTCAAAGTGACACCGGGTCTCGGTTCGTGGTGGCAGGGCTTGATATTGTAATGCAGTGTCGATGCATCTTCAAGGACCGAGCAAGTTTAAGGTCCTTCAACGTGAAATATAACGCTTCCACCCCAAGCAGAGAGAATACTGCCAGctgaaagaagaagaaactttCCCATGaacttataaaatatatttttttcctccaatGGAGTTGACTAAACCTTCCtgagaagaaaacaaatgataagTGAAGATAAAAGAACAAACTATCATGCATCATAAAGTAACAAAAATNNNNNNNNNNNNNNNNNNNNNNNNNNNNNNNNNNNNNNNNNNNNNNNNNNNNNNNNNNNNNNNNNNNNNNNNNNNNNNNNNNNNNNNNNNNNNNNNNNNNNNNNNNNNNNNNNNNNNNNNNNNNNNNNNNNNNNNNNNNNNNNNNNNNNNNNNNNNNNNNNNNNNNNNNNNNNNNNNNNNNNNNNNNNNNNNNNNNNNNNNNNNNNNNNNNNNNNNNNNNNNNNNNNNNNNNNNNNNNNNNNNNNNNNNNNNNNNNNNNNNNNNNNNNNNNNNNNNNNNNNNNNNNNNNNNNNNNNNNNNNNNNNNNNNNNNNNNNNNNNNNNNNNNNNNNNNNNNNNNNNNNNNNNNNNNNNNNNNNNNNNNNNNNNNNNNNNNNNNNNNNNNNNNNNNNNNNNNNNNNNNNNNNNNNNNNNNNNNNNNNNNNNNNNNNNNNNNNNNNNNNNNNNNNNNNNNNNNNNNNNNNNNNNNNNNNNNNNNNNNNNNNNNNNNNNNNNNNNNNNNNNNNNNNNNNNNNNNNNNNNNNNNNNNNNNNNNNNNNNNNNNNNNNNNNNNNNNNNNNNNNNNNNNNNNNNNNNNNNNNNNNNNNNNNNNNNNNNNNNNNNNNNNNNNNNNNNNNNNNNNNNNNNNNNNNNNNNNNNNNNNNNNNNNNNNNNNNNNNNNNNNNNNNNNNNNNNNNNNNNNNNNNNNNNNNNNNNNNNNNNNNNNNNNNNNNNNNNNNNNNNNNNNNNNNNNNNNNNNNNNNNNNNNNNNNNNNNNNNNNNNNNNNNNNNNNNNNNNNNNNNNNNNNNNNNNNNNNNNNNNNNNNNNN
This window harbors:
- the LOC120258087 gene encoding uncharacterized protein At3g06530-like; the protein is MATALASQIREIKAVLRGREDPLRRPITRPSIIFDPKEAADIDLRTILSLALSGLDVLNELDSRFGKYRNTLFSHTSLEVDREKMVPKEEEKLNISIRSYLRLLSGHLQTPAALKTLEYLIRRYKVHVLDVDELILCALPYHDTHAFVRIVQLLELGNSKWIFLEGIKTSGAPAPRKVIVQQSIRDKGILETICNYASPTKEFQHSRPVICFCTAVIVEALGGIPRLDTDTVKRVLNFVFDGLNPDMRGSQDHKAGALMVVGLLATRATLAPKLAQNLILFVARVAQQDSKQSPDLSWLRVVVMAMVSLVQAQSTQMFPKKTIMILRDIRDFAAILSGLLLDFKIQKFLCLYLEALVDYSTSDDSCRLTLVETMESLPLKDFVERIVFKVLGFCIKLSRQVDSSKLHDAGIWGKQILLVIGNYYPCELQAAVCKYLENSMRNSTEEESVFDTFCLMFDGQLDLPQSISDSKVWFSLEHPKAVVRQATLSQIARTGIIKEFADTPQKLINVQDAIVRRLYDDELNVVQAALSVDGLSILIDHACLFKAYQDILSRCVHIIEKSTSKSSQATDVAILCLVHLVTDFGSHLDYSKEVATILFPFLLVLPKTWKVSLKALELVKQVKWKFYCDKLVEHDPVSCERIKGWDADYVTTINSETIEALANALLSNPQDHIQWLVNSSNTNKLSRILFLLVILKALMICKEVNGSFFKLHKACFPPLVNEWREMESRRIILLSEEFYMEKFDKVCSGFVDQLFSADLDAMNSKIMVCIFWSLVQACAEAAHQDSSEYCCDQILDELFLFFANSPSRNVFRKHLHFLVTRYNKDTFQLLSKYFTDEGFPEEVQIESLVSVSAICSMHTSPDTNMKESSPLQLLFGFSSLLIPLSNKNKDIRASAVSCTENLLKLWRSFDVSRLRNGNDMMLPRGISTAIFGDFLESIVNQKKLIISDVDFLSSFLTSMLSPCPDTLRAPENINKRFDQSTKDGILFFILSSALELSSYGKLAVFSLLKGVGSVIFHVEGLKLLLFELLERRNQYCITHQALPTIESETLCLLLEVFLSSPSSGQYDADIGSSLIKSLKVDGLSSEDPAGPSARMCDCPGQSHACTLYNHLKADVQYDVFSCKWRNGSGLRFKAGVWSGWL